The following is a genomic window from Segatella copri.
CATTTAGAAAAAGTATATTCATTTAAAAAATATTTTTGAATAATTTCATATATTCTTTTATGTTTGTCAATAAATGAATCTTCTTTTAGTGAATCACGAATCTTCTTGAACATCGCTCTACTCTCATATCCACAGTTCAAAGAATAACCTGCAAAAAATACACTAATTGTACAATGCAGATAATCAGGACGTTTTATTGACCATAAAGGCATCTTAATATAATTTTCAAGGCTTCTTCCTATACAGAAAAATGTTGAGCCAATACATATACCAACATACTTGGCAAGAACGCTCATCCCCAGCAGATCAGAATAATGATTTCTAGAACAGAAAACCTTCTTCCTTTTCTCCTCCTACCAATTCTGGGAACATATAGTCCATGCAGTTATCATCCGTAATGATAATTAACCCCTAAGAACACCCTAATACTTAATCGGATACCACATCTATAGTTTCATCTTCAATATTCTAAAATAGTGTTATTTACAAACATAAAAATCTATTCCAAATTTATTTTTAGCCCAAACAGAAATAGACTCTATTTGAGCATCATTACGATTCTCATTATCATTAACTTTACACAATGAAGCCTTCTGAGAAGCGAATATTGTAATCAACCCCGGACAATAGGTAGTTTTAACTATCTCTGTACCATTTAAGCGACACATAAAATTTAGCCACAAATCATCCCCATAAAGACATGTTTGCTTAATGGTATCCGTATCAAAAAGATAACTATAATTAAAGGTTTTAGGAGGATAAAGAACACCACCTACACCTATAGGCATTATCATTTTTAAGCGTCTATCAGGCGATATGCAACTATGCCAACAAAGATATTTCTCTTTACTAACAGTAACAGCTTTTGTACATATTACACAACCTTTATGCTGTAGAGATGTTAAAACTAGCTGAGATATAAGTTTTGGGGGATAGATGATATCATCATCTACTGTTACAATACTATTTTGTGGATACATTTGCATAGAATACAAATACTTTTTATGCGGCTTCATGTCATCTTCAACAAGATGTATAGTCAATCCTTTAGACTGAAGAGCCAAAAGTTTCTTTGGTAATATAGCCATAGTAGGAAACTGAACTCTGGATAGCCAAAGTACAACTTTCATATTTTGATAATCTTGATTTAATAAAGAAGCTATAGTTATCCATACATCATTGATACGTGCTGGAAAAGATGTGAGTGAAACTATGATTGTATTAGAATCAACATTTACATTTTTGCAACATACAGGAATGAAATAATTAGCATAAATATTTGTAAAAATGCGAACTCCATACCTAATACTACGCCAAAACAAACCTTGATTTGGTAGTTTACCATATAAAAAATCTAAAAAATTAAGCATAATTAAATATTTGCCAAAGTTTTCTCTAAAGGAGACTTTACCCATCCCATTTTTTTCATATTATAATTATGATAAAGGCTGAAAAATGGAATATATTTCTTTATAAACTTTCTTCTTCGACAGGTAATTAAATCTTCTTCTAATTGCTTTATCAAATTACTTGGAGCATTAAATGTTTTAAGTATATCAATGTTCTCTGAAATACTTTTATCGTAATTATCAGTTGAAGCACCACTATTGTTGTCAAACAACGCTACTATTACATCCTTATAGATATAAGTTGCCTCATGCAAAAATGCCTCTATGAAAAAACAATAATCTGCACTATTACGATATTTCAACCTAAATGGATATTTTAATTGAGTAGCTCTACGAATAAAAGTTGCCGGATGATTGACAGGCATGGTCTCAAAATACGATTTAGTTAAAATATTTGGTTTCATATCTTTGTATCCATAATCCTGAAAGTATCTAGAGTTACATAATATAAAGTCTTCTCCTTTATCTACATATCCATTAAATACTTTTTCTATGGCATCAGGAGAGAAGAAAAAGTCTCCACAATTGCGGAATAAAATCCATTCACCAGAAGCTAGTTGTGCCCCTTTTTGCATAGCATCATAAATGCCTTTATCTGGTTCACTCACGTATTTTAACTTACCATCATATTTCTTGATGACATCTAATGTTCCATCAGTACTAGCCCCATCAACTACTATATATTCCAAAAATGGATAGGTTTGCTTAAGCACATTAGATATTGTTTTCTCGATGTGAGAAACATCATTATAAACTACAGTAATAACTGAAACTAATTTTGTATTCATAAATTTAATTCTTTTCTGTTCTATATTTAGGATGCAGCATAACATTTCTGCATACTATATGAGCAGGAGTTCCTACTAACTAACAATAGGGTTCAGTTTTAACGTTTTTATTAATTATCGAACCCACTTTAATTTATTTTCTTGCCAAACTATTGCTCCAACTTTTCTATAATCAGGCAGAAAATTTACATCTAGATACGCATTTTGTTCATGAAAAAATCCAGTTAGGGAACTCTTGATTACCAAATTCAGAGACTATCATTTGCGATTTGAGCAAAATACCGATATTGGTTTTTCATCAACCAAATCTATTATCTTTTTGATTAGATCTTTCATAATTATCTCCTATCTTATTTTTTAATGAATCGTTTTTTCTATGTCCATGACGTCATAACAATATACCGTCATGGACTGGAATTTTGGGTTGTATCATAGGAATATTTATCCTATCACTTCTCGAAATCTATCTCCCAAGGCATCCCAATTCATTCTTTCCTTGTACATCTGGGCTGCCTTTTCTTGCATATACTGCAACTTGCCCTTGTCTGCAAGAACTTCAAGAATTTTATTGACAAAATCAATTGGATTGCTGCCCATTGGCAGGCGATAACCATTTTCACCATTTAACACATAATCACCAATGCCTCCTGTATCAAACGTAATGCTAGGAATGCCATAGGCTGAGGATTCACAGAATACGATACCAGCACACTCTGCTCTCGTAGGGAGAATGAAGATATCGGCCTGCTCACGAAGGCTTATCATTTTCTGGGCCTGCTCTGGAATGTTACGATTCAAGAAACCATAAAACTTGATGTTCTCGTCCTTTATCTCGTAAGGTGGCTGACAACCTACGAAATGAAGCACATATCTTCGTGAAGTATCTTTCTTATTGAGAAGCTTAGTACACTCCACTGCTATCTCGCCGCCCTTGCGTTCCCATTCTACACCTACAAACAATAGGTTTACAAGACTCTCGTCATGAGGTTGCTTCTTGAATTCCGTTGTATCTACACTTGCACCAAAGTAACCGAGATGACATGTTGACTCTGGAATATGGTAGAAATCCACCGCATCACGCATAGCCCAATTGCTAGCAAACACATTTACATTGCAATTCTGCATCGCTCTACGCTGAACCTCATTGCCATCTTTGATGTTCGCATCCGTAAGGTGGAAAAAGTAATAATCTACCATCTGATGGAAACATGCATCGCTGAAATATACTCTCTGAGGTATGTCGGTCTTGACATAAGCTGCAAGATTACTACCACGGAAAAATACTACATCATACTTTTTTCTTGCCAAAAGTTTGTTTACTCTTCGACCTTTCAACTTAGCATAAGTCGTGGTGAAACAAGGATCGTTGTGTTTGCCCAGCAAACGCCAAAAGACTTTATAGGTGAGACGAAAGATTCTTTCCATCTTCGTTTCCTGCAACCAGATGGTCTCTACATCGTAATTGCGCTTCAACTGTTGTACCAAGTTATATGGAATACCCGACCAAGAACGTTTGTCTTCAGGGTTAGCACCATCTATATAAATTAATGTTTTCTTATTGTTTGTCATCGTTTTTATCTTATTTATCTTACAAAATTAGTTATACAATTTCTATAGGCTTGAGGAATTCCCATGTCGAACATCTCGCCGTCCAACTGTACTCCCATCAATCCATATTTTCCTCTCACTTGTTCCAGGGCTGTTGTCAATTCCACCTCGCCTCGTTCACTTACCACGCCATCGTTGATGTTCTTTTTCAACTGCTCGAAGACTTCTGGAGTCAACACATACTGTCCGAAGACCGAATAGTATCTCTGTTCTCCGTTATGCATTTTGACGGCAAGCTGGTCTTCCGCATAAGAGACTTTTGGTTTCTCACAGAACCGTGATATATTCATCACTGTCTCATCACGATTTTCCCAACAACCCGACATAATGCCATAATAACTTACGTCCTTCAGAGGTATGGAATGTATAGCAATCATCGGCTTGGAATACTTCTCATAAGCCTCCATCAGTTGTAAGGCACATGGTTTGTTCTTGTTGGAGCGATAGATGGTATCACCCAATAACAAAAGAACAGGTTCGTTGGCTGCGAAATTGGCTGCTAGGGATACCGCATGTCCGAATCCTCGTTTCTCGGTCTGATAAACATATCTCAGTCGCTTTCCAATCTCCAGAATATGGCGTTCGAAATTCTGGTCTTCAACCTTCAATTTGTTGAAGTGCTCATCAGCCAAGCGTGTTTCGAAATAACGTCGGTATTCCTCACGTTCCTGCTCGCTACCCAATATCAGGCAGATTTCTTCTATTCCGCTATTCACCAACTCTTCCAAGAGTATTAAGATGACTGGCTTCACCTTGCCATCCTTGTCCACTATCGGGAAGAAATCTTTCTTCATCGTACGAGTGGCAGGATAAAGTCGAGTACCGAAGCCCGCAACTGGGATAATCGCTTTTCGTATGGTATGGCGAGCTTTCAATGTCAAAGCATAAGCTGACATACCAAGTCCATTGAGATAGGCGATAATTTGCTGCTGGCATTTCTCGTCCTTAGCCAGAAATTGGATGGAGCCATCTCCCTGAGAGCCTACGCCTTTTCCTCCATAAGACAAATTTTTGAGATAGGGATCATTGAGGGTTTTATGCAAAATTGGTGATTGTAACTGAGAAGGACACATCGGTGCTACTTTCTCGTCAAAGATGGTCTGCGCCTCCGTCATCAACTTACCCAAAGCTTCTGCATCACCTTCTTTCATAAAATCGACAGCCTTCGATACTATCTTATGATTAATCGGACCTAATGCATTCTGTATAGCTTGCTCCTTCTCATTGTCTGCAAAGGGGAAAGCCTTGTTCAAGTCTTTCAAAATCTTGACCGTGTCTTTGGAAGCATTCAAGTCTGCAAATACCCAATAAAGGTTCTTCTTTACATTGAGTCGATTGACATCTATCTCCTCACCATCAAACTTCATCAATACAGGACGCACGCCAAAAGCACAAGCTTGATCCAAGCGCCCGCAACGAGAAGCCGTTCTCAACTCGCCCACATAGGCAATATTCATCTCTCCCATAGTAGAAAGATTCAAATCATACAGCTCATTGAATGCTCTACAAACGAGCACACAAATAGCAGCACTGGAGGAAAGGCCACTCTTCAGAGGAAGTGTCATATCAGTGATATGTATTTTTGCCCCCCCAATTTTGTACCATTCGAGCATATAGCTAGCCACACCTGCACAATAAGAAAAGAAAGAGCCTGAATGAGCGACATCTTTTAATGCCTCTGCATTCATTGGACACTCAAAATCATGCCATACCTCTTGCAAGGAAGATGCCGATGATGTCATCTCAAAGTTCTCTGATTTTTCTACAGTTGCGAATATACCTTGTTCCGTTCCCGTGACGATAGCCTCACCAGCAACCAAGGCGCTATTCATCGAGCGATACTTTCCTGCCCAGTCGCTATGTTCACCAAAAAGGCACAAGCGACCAGGAACAAATAAATCTATTTTTTGCATAAAATTTCTATTTTAAAACTTAGAATCATTTTACAATGCCGTTGCGGCATTGTAAAATACCGTCACTACTGAAATCGTTGGTTGTATTATTTTTTTAATTTTTATTCATCAATTTTCTTTTCCAATCTCCCTAGTTCTTTTCTAACTATGACGTTCAAGATTTTTATTCAACGCCTTATATGCTCCAAACGAGGAGTACATCATGACAACACGTATACAGGCATCCAAATCTCAACAGAACAAGTAAGACTGCGCATCACGATGTCATGAATATTAGCCTTTCTGTGTCATTCGCAACTTTTAGATAATGACTCGTAACAATGCAGTTATCTCGTTAAAATCTGCCTCACAGAGAGGCAACTCAATGCCATTACGAAAAGAATACTTATAATGTATTGACTGTTTGAAGGGCAACCAGTGAAAATTAAATTACAGGGGCTTCGGAAGAGAACATAATATTCGAAATAAATTCTCAACTTTCTTCATTTGATATTGTTTACACATTAAATTACTGTAAACCACTATTCTTTTTAAAACTCTCAACCAGCGTCTCTTGCTTATGCACAATATCATATTCGGCCTTACGAACATCAGCGTTTTCAATACAATCTACAAATCGCTCAATAGATTTTAAGAAAGCATCATCTGAAGGCAAATCACGAGTCTCAAAATCTTGATTTTTCTTTATGGTATATTGAGGGACGAAATCAACTGGTGCTGTCAATATGCGATTTGATGTTATAGTTCCCTTACTTCCCCATATTTCTATATCGCACTTATAGTCATTATCCATACCAAAAGCTATCTGTGCAACAGTACCTTGGTTGTTAACCATTGTGGCCGAGCCATACATTTCAACCTCAAAACCGTCAACATCGTTTGCTTGGGCAGTAACGATTCTTGCACTATCTCCTAAGAGATAATTTGCATACTTCAAACAATATCCGCCAGCATCCAGAATAGCTCCTCCGCCGAGTTTTTTATTGTATCTAAAATCATTCATTTGACGCAATGGGAAGCCAAATGAAATTCTATATAAGCGTACATCGCCTATCTCACCACTTCTGACAATATTCTGTATTGTTTCTAACTGACTATGATAGATAAACATATAATTCTCATGGAGAGCCAACCCCTTTTGAGACGCTATTCTTATCAGGGCATCTGTATCTTTTAAGCATGTTGTAGAAGGCTTCTCTAAGAATACGTGCTTACCAGCTTCCAAAGCTTTTTGAGCCCAATGAAAATGCAGAGCTGGAGGTAAAGGAAGATAAACGGCATCAATATCCTCGGATGAAATCAAAGCCTCATATCCAACTACTATTTTTCCACCATATTGATCTATAAAAGTTTGTGCTTTGGCACATTCACGGCTTTGCTGTTCTTCAATTTGCTCAACAGTCACTTTACTCAAATCTCCGAACCATTCTTGTGGACTGGCTATGCCAATAGCAGTAAACTCTACCTTATTATTTGCCTTCTGAAGAGCAGGCAGGAACCTGCGAAACGCTATCTCAGAAGGACATATTATTCCAATTCTAACCATAATATTTTAATAAAAGCTGATTGCAGACAACAAAGAACGTGCTGCTATATTTAAATAATTATTATATGTAACAAATGAGAGCATCTGGTTGAGGGTAAGCCAACAGTAGTTTTCTTCAACCTCTATCGGAAATTCTTCTCCGACCTCAACTATTATGTTGAGGTTTTGCTCTTGGAAAAAACGACCACCTTCTTCACTTTGGTAGCTACTGTACCAGATCTTATCTTTAGGAGCATTTAAAATCTGTTCTAGGTAAGGAATGGTATATTCATTCTTTCCTTTGCGATAGTTACCGGTTAAACATTGAACAGTTGGTGCCATCTCTACGATATCAAAGTTCCCAGACTCAAGTTTTGCCTGAACCAGGAAATGATAAATACCATTAATCTTCTTAACAATGAATCCCATCAGACCTTCTTGTGCCGAGCGAACCATTGGCTGGTCCCATGAAACAACTTCTCGGTTACCAATTTCAACACGACAGCCCATGACATCGAAATACTTGCCACTTTCATGATGAATTGTATCACCATCGTATATCCAATTTTTCATCTCGGAAATTCCTACAGGAGTCACGTCCAATTCGTATTTAAATTTCAGAGAAGTAATCCACTGAATTATATCCTGCAACTCATTCAGATGATTATCGCCACTCAAAACCGAATACAAGAAAGAATCAGGCTTGCTGCTATGTATGCCATTCATTCTCTTTACGGCATCCAAAAGGCGAAGTGAATGCTCAGAATAGCTGCCAAAATTTATACAAGAGATTACTGTTCTACTATCCATATTCACGACATTAGGATAGCGTAAAAGTTCCTTTATCTGTCCAAGACTAGCCCAAATATAACCTTCCTTTACTTCCAGTTCCTCGTCTTCGCCTACCTCAACAATAATGTTTCTATTTCTCTTATGTAAAAAACGAGCTCCCTGTTCTGATTGTAGCTGGTCTACAAGTATTAAAACATCCTTTTCTCCATTAAAATATTCGAGATAAGTAGGAGCTTTGCCACCATGTACTCGAGTATAGTTACTTCTTGTTGCCTGAAGTGTAGGAGAAAGCTGGACTATGTTAAGGTTGCCTGGTTCAATCTTCGCCTGAAGTAAGAAGTGTAAAACACCATTGAATTTCTTTACGATAAATCCCAAAAAACCTATTTCCGGCTGATTGATAATAGGCTGGTCCCATTCAGGAGTATTACGGTAATTAGTTCTGATATGTATTCCATCTATCGAAAAGAACTTACCTGAATTATGACGAATTC
Proteins encoded in this region:
- a CDS encoding glycosyltransferase family 2 protein, which gives rise to MNTKLVSVITVVYNDVSHIEKTISNVLKQTYPFLEYIVVDGASTDGTLDVIKKYDGKLKYVSEPDKGIYDAMQKGAQLASGEWILFRNCGDFFFSPDAIEKVFNGYVDKGEDFILCNSRYFQDYGYKDMKPNILTKSYFETMPVNHPATFIRRATQLKYPFRLKYRNSADYCFFIEAFLHEATYIYKDVIVALFDNNSGASTDNYDKSISENIDILKTFNAPSNLIKQLEEDLITCRRRKFIKKYIPFFSLYHNYNMKKMGWVKSPLEKTLANI
- a CDS encoding glycosyltransferase family 4 protein, coding for MTNNKKTLIYIDGANPEDKRSWSGIPYNLVQQLKRNYDVETIWLQETKMERIFRLTYKVFWRLLGKHNDPCFTTTYAKLKGRRVNKLLARKKYDVVFFRGSNLAAYVKTDIPQRVYFSDACFHQMVDYYFFHLTDANIKDGNEVQRRAMQNCNVNVFASNWAMRDAVDFYHIPESTCHLGYFGASVDTTEFKKQPHDESLVNLLFVGVEWERKGGEIAVECTKLLNKKDTSRRYVLHFVGCQPPYEIKDENIKFYGFLNRNIPEQAQKMISLREQADIFILPTRAECAGIVFCESSAYGIPSITFDTGGIGDYVLNGENGYRLPMGSNPIDFVNKILEVLADKGKLQYMQEKAAQMYKERMNWDALGDRFREVIG
- a CDS encoding sugar phosphate nucleotidyltransferase — encoded protein: MQKIDLFVPGRLCLFGEHSDWAGKYRSMNSALVAGEAIVTGTEQGIFATVEKSENFEMTSSASSLQEVWHDFECPMNAEALKDVAHSGSFFSYCAGVASYMLEWYKIGGAKIHITDMTLPLKSGLSSSAAICVLVCRAFNELYDLNLSTMGEMNIAYVGELRTASRCGRLDQACAFGVRPVLMKFDGEEIDVNRLNVKKNLYWVFADLNASKDTVKILKDLNKAFPFADNEKEQAIQNALGPINHKIVSKAVDFMKEGDAEALGKLMTEAQTIFDEKVAPMCPSQLQSPILHKTLNDPYLKNLSYGGKGVGSQGDGSIQFLAKDEKCQQQIIAYLNGLGMSAYALTLKARHTIRKAIIPVAGFGTRLYPATRTMKKDFFPIVDKDGKVKPVILILLEELVNSGIEEICLILGSEQEREEYRRYFETRLADEHFNKLKVEDQNFERHILEIGKRLRYVYQTEKRGFGHAVSLAANFAANEPVLLLLGDTIYRSNKNKPCALQLMEAYEKYSKPMIAIHSIPLKDVSYYGIMSGCWENRDETVMNISRFCEKPKVSYAEDQLAVKMHNGEQRYYSVFGQYVLTPEVFEQLKKNINDGVVSERGEVELTTALEQVRGKYGLMGVQLDGEMFDMGIPQAYRNCITNFVR
- a CDS encoding Gfo/Idh/MocA family protein, whose translation is MVRIGIICPSEIAFRRFLPALQKANNKVEFTAIGIASPQEWFGDLSKVTVEQIEEQQSRECAKAQTFIDQYGGKIVVGYEALISSEDIDAVYLPLPPALHFHWAQKALEAGKHVFLEKPSTTCLKDTDALIRIASQKGLALHENYMFIYHSQLETIQNIVRSGEIGDVRLYRISFGFPLRQMNDFRYNKKLGGGAILDAGGYCLKYANYLLGDSARIVTAQANDVDGFEVEMYGSATMVNNQGTVAQIAFGMDNDYKCDIEIWGSKGTITSNRILTAPVDFVPQYTIKKNQDFETRDLPSDDAFLKSIERFVDCIENADVRKAEYDIVHKQETLVESFKKNSGLQ
- a CDS encoding NDP-hexose 2,3-dehydratase family protein, encoding MRTKNIQDTQLDFLVSAMSHGNFQTTDQILSWMKSQNEEVVSNIMQIPISELRGWSYRDDRIRHNSGKFFSIDGIHIRTNYRNTPEWDQPIINQPEIGFLGFIVKKFNGVLHFLLQAKIEPGNLNIVQLSPTLQATRSNYTRVHGGKAPTYLEYFNGEKDVLILVDQLQSEQGARFLHKRNRNIIVEVGEDEELEVKEGYIWASLGQIKELLRYPNVVNMDSRTVISCINFGSYSEHSLRLLDAVKRMNGIHSSKPDSFLYSVLSGDNHLNELQDIIQWITSLKFKYELDVTPVGISEMKNWIYDGDTIHHESGKYFDVMGCRVEIGNREVVSWDQPMVRSAQEGLMGFIVKKINGIYHFLVQAKLESGNFDIVEMAPTVQCLTGNYRKGKNEYTIPYLEQILNAPKDKIWYSSYQSEEGGRFFQEQNLNIIVEVGEEFPIEVEENYCWLTLNQMLSFVTYNNYLNIAARSLLSAISFY